One window from the genome of Rhodobacteraceae bacterium S2214 encodes:
- a CDS encoding fasciclin domain-containing protein: MTVTKTFAIAAAAALTMFAGSAKANTIVDIAAADDRFSTLVAAVGAAGLAETLSGPGPFTVYAPLNDAFDALPAGTVTTLLQPENKDQLTNVLLYHVDDRELQASDFAAGSNYYKPVLASERLCITSHGGVSIADGTGDTANVVVANIQASNGVIHVIDKVLLPGTRPACH, from the coding sequence ATGACCGTGACCAAAACCTTCGCAATCGCCGCAGCAGCCGCGCTGACCATGTTCGCAGGATCAGCCAAAGCCAACACAATCGTCGACATCGCTGCCGCGGACGACCGGTTCTCAACACTCGTCGCAGCCGTCGGTGCCGCAGGCCTTGCCGAAACGCTGTCCGGTCCGGGTCCATTCACAGTTTACGCGCCATTGAACGATGCGTTTGACGCACTGCCAGCGGGCACCGTCACCACATTGCTTCAGCCTGAAAACAAAGACCAATTGACCAACGTCTTGCTGTACCACGTAGATGACCGTGAACTGCAGGCGTCCGATTTCGCAGCCGGTTCGAACTACTACAAACCCGTTTTGGCATCCGAACGTCTTTGCATCACCAGCCACGGTGGCGTTTCAATCGCTGACGGGACAGGCGACACGGCCAACGTTGTCGTCGCAAATATCCAAGCCAGCAACGGCGTGATCCACGTCATCGACAAAGTACTGCTGCCAGGCACGCGCCCTGCTTGCCACTAA